gggacaaggtaagggtacctccatgtgcttccctctctcctctatttgggtcatttgtgagagaaaatggtatgcCGTCACAAATGAAATTTTGTGTTCAAATAAAGCCCAAAATCACACAGCCACGAGAACATAATAAAGCATAAAAACACAAATACacccaaaataaaacaaaataggGACAAGAATAATGACAAAAGCCAAATTCAAAATCCAGCCTACAAGGAATGAATAAAAAACAAAGTACCCAAAATACCCCCCACACTAATCCAGCTCATCCTCCTTCCAGGAGCCGAGCTTAATTTAATTCCATTATTACCCTTACCCTTAATCAAACTTCCTTGATCGTTGACTTTCAAGTCAGCCCCAACAACCAAACTGTGTCGTTTAGTCTTCCACAATGGACTCCTATACCTCACCTCCGTCGCCAGTTCCACCCTAAAAACCGCGTCGCCATTCGCATTTTTCAAATTTACCCCTTTAGGCTCGATATCGCCGACCCGGTGAGTACTCTTCCAAAACCCCTGGTAGAAGGAGTCAATAGTGACATTTCCTACAGGAAAGTTACTACGGTTAGGTTTGTAGTAAAATGTAAGGTTGAGGGCATCATAGTAAATTCCCTTGTTGAAGTTTCGGTTTTTGAGCTTGAGATCGTAGTGGATAGAGTTGTTGTTAGGTGTTTTTTGAAGGGCAAAAACGTCAAAGTTTTCAATGGAGCATGTAGGGGTTAGGATTCTGAAAGCAAGCCATAGAAAAATGGCGGAAATTGCTGTTGAAACAAGACAACCACAGCTACAACAACTTTTTGCTTGTcctgatgacattgttgtttggttttgaCAAGGAAGAAAGTTTATGGATGGGGTTAAGGAATAATAATGAAAGCAATGATGGAATTATAAATGATGGTTAtttgtgttattttaatgactaGAACAAGTACAAGTCAACTTATATATAAATATACAATACAATACGAGTATATTAAAGTTCGTGTAAGCCACATCTATGTAAGgaaacacaaattttcatttacGGGGGAGAAGTATCCGTCTTAACTTAAACGAATTAAATTTTATAGATATGATTGACAAACATTTATTTTATTGGGtgttgctctttcacatacgccttttactctttcacatactttttttcataaaatttccATACTCTACCCTTTTTCTaaatctaaacaaactaggtaTTTTATATACCATTCTCCCTAAAATTAAA
This sequence is a window from Silene latifolia isolate original U9 population chromosome 8, ASM4854445v1, whole genome shotgun sequence. Protein-coding genes within it:
- the LOC141594932 gene encoding protein NDR1-like produces the protein MSSGQAKSCCSCGCLVSTAISAIFLWLAFRILTPTCSIENFDVFALQKTPNNNSIHYDLKLKNRNFNKGIYYDALNLTFYYKPNRSNFPVGNVTIDSFYQGFWKSTHRVGDIEPKGVNLKNANGDAVFRVELATEVRYRSPLWKTKRHSLVVGADLKVNDQGSLIKGKGNNGIKLSSAPGRRMSWISVGGILGTLFFIHSL